In Acidobacteriota bacterium, a single window of DNA contains:
- a CDS encoding adenine nucleotide alpha hydrolase — MERKKAWLSWSSGKDSAWCLETVRRQGEYDVAALLTTVNAEHKRVAMHAVRESLLQAQAESAGLPLVTVSIPNPCPNADYEKAMAAAFEKASAGGITHIIFGDLFLEDIRRYRENQLAGTGITPVFPLWGLDTRQLASQMVGAGLRAVLTCIDPGKLDRSFAGCQFDANLLADLPNNVDPCGENGEFHTFAFRGPMFLAPIEVERGAVVERDGFIFADVLPRQQIQFPNR, encoded by the coding sequence ATGGAACGCAAGAAGGCCTGGCTCTCATGGAGCAGCGGGAAGGACAGCGCCTGGTGTCTTGAAACTGTTCGCAGGCAGGGCGAGTACGACGTGGCAGCTCTGCTAACCACAGTGAACGCCGAGCACAAGCGCGTCGCCATGCATGCGGTCCGCGAATCGCTGCTGCAGGCGCAGGCAGAGAGTGCCGGGCTGCCCCTTGTCACGGTCTCCATTCCTAACCCCTGCCCGAATGCTGACTACGAAAAGGCCATGGCCGCAGCATTCGAGAAGGCGAGTGCTGGGGGCATCACCCATATTATTTTTGGCGACCTCTTCCTCGAAGATATCCGCCGCTACCGGGAGAACCAACTGGCCGGTACAGGAATCACGCCGGTTTTCCCCCTTTGGGGACTCGACACGCGTCAGCTTGCCAGCCAGATGGTGGGGGCAGGGCTGCGGGCAGTGCTCACCTGCATTGATCCTGGGAAACTTGATCGATCATTTGCGGGGTGCCAGTTTGACGCCAATTTGTTGGCCGATCTACCGAATAATGTGGATCCCTGCGGCGAAAACGGCGAGTTTCACACCTTTGCCTTCCGCGGTCCAATGTTTCTGGCGCCTATCGAAGTTGAACGAGGCGCCGTAGTAGAACGGGATGGGTTTATCTTTGCCGACGTCCTTCCCAGGCAGCAGATTCAGTTTCCTAACCGGTAA
- a CDS encoding diacylglycerol kinase family lipid kinase produces the protein MSKPVKIAAVVNPNSAGGKTARQWPQLAALLENRMGRVVTRFTDKRGAGIAIARGLLREGFDLIIAVGGDGTVNEVANGFFDGDQMVRPEAVLGILPFGTGGDFRRTLEIPADAAGAIEILATGVPAQIDIGKATFQASGGQASRYFVNLLSFGMGGHVAAQSNNFMSTFGGKAAFFWATVKTFLSYRGRQVDLSLDGSSTRLPFFITNVAVGNGQFHGGGMRPCPAAVPNDGVLDVTIIGYDGALKLLSSISMLYSGKVYSHPKVRHFEAARIIAEAKGAAQIEIDGEPLGMLPLEVILLPRGLRVLVAPSSPLLKAPEAADEGTTIGQKNSLGCKSNPG, from the coding sequence AGTGGCCGCAGCTTGCCGCCCTGCTCGAAAACCGGATGGGCCGTGTAGTCACCCGCTTCACCGACAAACGCGGTGCGGGAATCGCTATAGCACGCGGACTGCTGCGCGAAGGCTTTGATTTGATAATCGCTGTCGGCGGCGACGGTACTGTCAATGAAGTTGCCAACGGTTTTTTTGACGGGGACCAGATGGTCCGGCCGGAAGCAGTGCTCGGAATTTTGCCATTCGGTACCGGAGGTGATTTTCGGCGAACTCTGGAAATTCCCGCTGACGCTGCCGGAGCCATCGAAATTCTCGCTACTGGCGTTCCCGCGCAAATTGATATAGGCAAGGCAACCTTTCAGGCCAGCGGCGGCCAGGCCAGCCGGTATTTTGTGAATCTGCTCAGCTTTGGAATGGGCGGACACGTGGCCGCTCAATCAAACAATTTCATGAGCACGTTCGGCGGAAAGGCGGCGTTCTTCTGGGCAACCGTGAAGACGTTCCTCAGCTATCGCGGTCGCCAGGTGGACCTTTCTCTGGATGGTAGCTCAACCCGCCTGCCGTTCTTTATTACCAACGTGGCCGTTGGCAACGGCCAGTTCCATGGTGGAGGCATGCGCCCCTGCCCGGCGGCTGTCCCCAACGATGGCGTTCTCGACGTGACGATTATCGGCTACGACGGGGCCCTGAAACTACTCAGCAGCATCTCCATGCTCTATTCAGGGAAGGTCTACTCGCATCCGAAAGTCCGCCACTTTGAAGCCGCGCGCATCATTGCCGAAGCCAAGGGCGCGGCGCAGATCGAGATTGACGGCGAGCCCCTGGGGATGCTGCCGCTGGAAGTCATCCTTCTGCCGAGGGGGCTCCGTGTACTGGTGGCACCGTCCAGCCCGTTGCTGAAAGCGCCGGAGGCTGCGGACGAAGGAACAACAATTGGGCAAAAAAATAGCCTGGGTTGCAAAAGCAACCCAGGCTGA